In the genome of Cygnus olor isolate bCygOlo1 chromosome Z, bCygOlo1.pri.v2, whole genome shotgun sequence, one region contains:
- the GAS1 gene encoding LOW QUALITY PROTEIN: growth arrest-specific protein 1 (The sequence of the model RefSeq protein was modified relative to this genomic sequence to represent the inferred CDS: deleted 1 base in 1 codon), whose product MVARSPARHGAGGGGLLWPRPAAWLCVAAALGAVCPPRGSLVQGRRLICWQAVLQCQGEPECSYAYNQYAEACAPVLLQQPPAGGGGGGGDGPAAAAGSPASRRRCPSHCIAALIQLNHTRRGPALEDCDCAQDENCRATKRAIEPCLPRTSSGSAARGGGGGGPGGGPGPGPGGGGVMGCTEARRRCDWDSRCSQALNRYMTYCGKLFNGLRCTAECRAVIEDMLAVPKAVLLNDCVCDGLERPICESVKENMARLCFGADTGSNGAGSSGGSDGGLEEYYDEDYEEEPSQKGRDEAEDNAGAEPGFPMQADSAGRAAAAWALLASILLRLLAGL is encoded by the exons ATGGTGGCCCGCTCGCCCGCTCGGCACGGAGCCGGCGGCGGAGGGCTGCTCTGGCCGCGGCCGGCCGCCTGGCTGTGCgtggcggcggcgctgggcgcCGTGTGTCCGCCGCGGGGCTCGCTGGTGCAGGGCCGGCGGCTGATCTGCTGGCAGGCGGTGCTGCAGTGTCAGGGGGAGCCCGAGTGCAGCTACGCCTACAACCAGTACGCCGAGGCGTGCGCCCcggtgctcctgcagcagccgcCGGctggcggtggcggcggcggcggggacggcCCGGCGGCCGCCGCGGGCTCGCCCGCCTCCCGGCGGCGGTGCCCCAGCCACTGCATCGCGGCCCTCATCCAGCTCAACCACACCCGGCGCGGCCCGGCGCTGGAGGACTGCGACTGCGCGCAGGACGAGAACTGCCGCGCCACCAAGCGAGCCATcgagccctgcctgccccgcaCCAGCAGCGGG TcggcggcgcgggggggcggcggaggcggccccgggggaggccccgggcccggccccggcggcggcggcgtgaTGGGCTGCACGGAGGCGCGGCGGCGCTGCGACTGGGACAGCCGGTGCAGCCAGGCGCTGAACCGCTACATGACCTACTGCGGGAAGCTGTTCAACGGGCTGCGCTGCACGGCCGAGTGCCGCGCCGTCATCGAGGACATGCTGGCCGTGCCCAAGGCCGTGCTGCTCAACGACTGCGTCTGCGACGGGCTGGAGCGGCCCATCTGCGAGTCGGTCAAGGAGAACATGGCCCGCCTCTGCTTCGGCGCCGACACGGGCAGCAACGGCGCCGGCAGCAGCGGCGGCTCGGACGGCGGCCTGGAGGAGTACTACGACGAGGACTACGAGGAGGAGCCGAGCCAGAAGGGGAGGGACGAGGCGGAGGACAATGCGGGCGCCGAGCCCGGCTTCCCCATGCAGGCGGACAGCGCCGggcgggccgccgccgcctgggCCCTGCTGGCCTCCATCTTGCTGCGGCTGCTGGCCGGCCTCTAG